GCATGCTCATGGTGGCCCTGGCGGTCGAAGCGACCATGCTTACCCTGCTGGTGGCCAACAGCCTCCGCCTGCTTTCGGGCCACATGACTGAGCAGGCCGCCGATCACGTGGCCCAGCTGACGCCCGTGCTCAACGCGGCGCTGGTGGCGCCCGTGGCCCAGCGGGACTACGCCACCGTGCAGGCCATCCTCGATGAAAGCCGGGCCGTGCAGGGCATCGACTACCTGGCCCTCGTGGATGCCAGCGGCCGTGTGGTGGCCGAGAGCGGCTGGGAACGCGGCCGTGCCCTGCCTACCCCTGACCGTGAGGTGCGCCTCTTCCGCGAGGGCGGGATTCCCCGCTTCAATGCCGCCACGCCCATTACGCTCGCCGGCCAGAAGTTGGGCACGCTCCATGTGGGCCTCAACCTCTCGAAGATCGTGTCGGCCCACCGGCAGATGCTCCGCCAGGGCGTGCTCATCGCGGCCTTCGAAGTGCTGCTGTCCGCAGGGCTGCTGGCCCTCCTGGGCTACTGGATGACGCGCCACCTGGCGGCGTTGACGCGGGCCAGCGAGGCCGTGGCGGGAGGCAACCTCACCCCGCCGCCCGTGGACGAGGGACCCGATGATGTGGGACGCCTGGGGGCGGCCTTCAATGCCATGTCGCGGGCTGTGGCCGAACGCATCGGCGAGCTGACCCAGGCCCGGGATCTGCAGACGGCACTTTCCCAGGAAGCAGAGCAGGAGCACGCCCGGATGCTTGCCCTGCTCTCTGTGATGGATCTGGGGGTGGTGTTTGTCGATCCTCGGGACCGCATCCTCTATGAGAACCCGGCTTTTCGGACAATGTGGCGCATGCAGACTGTGGAGGCCCCGGCTGGGAGGCCATTCGCGAAGGCCGTTCCCGAGTTCTGCGTGTGGCACGGCGCCTGGAAGCGCCTCCGGGAAGAGGAAGCGGATCATGGTGAGATCCGTTTGGGCGATGGCCGGATCCTCACCCAGCGCAGCCATCTCGCCGTGGATCAGATGGGTCGGCCCCTGGGCCGCCTCTGGCTCTACGAAGATGTCACCGAAGCCCGCGGCATCGCCCAGACCCTCTTGGAGGCCAAGGAAGCGGCGGAACAGGGAAGCCGAGCCAAGGCTTCCTTCCTGGCCACCATGAGCCACGAGATCCGCACCCCCATGAACGGCGTTTTGGGCATGACGGATCTGGCCCTGGCCGGTGATCTCCCTGCCGAGCAGCGCGAGCAGCTGGGCTGGGTGAAGTCCTCTGCTGAAAGCCTGTTGACGATCCTCAACGACATCCTCGATTTTTCGAAGATCGACGCAGGCCACCTGGACCTGGAGAGCCACGCCTTCGACCTCCATCCCTTCCTGAGCGGTGTGCTGGGGCTGCAAGCCCGATCCGCAGAAGCCAAAGGCATCAGCCTGGATTGGGAAGCCATTGGTCCGCTGCCCGTGAGGGTGCTCGGGGATTCGGTTCGGCTGGGGCAGGTGCTCAACAACCTCATTTCAAATGCCATCAAGTTCACGAGCCAGGGGGGTGTTCGGGTGGCCGCCTCCCAAGAGCCGCGGCTGCCTGGCGATCCGGCAGACCGGGCCCGGCTCGTGTTCTCCGTGGTGGACAGTGGCCTGGGCATTCCCGAGGACAAGCTCAGCCACATTTTCTCGCCCTTCGCCCAGGCGGATGCCTCCATCACGCGCAAGTACGGCGGTACCGGCCTGGGCCTGGCCATTGCGAAACAACTGGCAGATCTCATGGGCGGCAGCCTGCAGGTGCAAAGTGAGCTGGGTCGCGGCAGCACCTTCCACTTCCGGGCAGTCCTCCAAATCCTTGCGGCCGAAGCGCCGCGGCCCATCTCGGAGGCGCCGGTGACGGGCACTTCCGGGCTGGGTGCCTGTGTTCTGTTGGTGGAGGACACACCCGTCAACCAGGTGCTGGGCCGGACGCTGCTGGAGAAACAGGGCTTCCAGGTGGTGCTGGCTGAGGATGGCCTCGAGGCCTTGGCGGTCTTCCGGCGGCAGCCCTTCGACATCATCCTCATGGACATGCAGATGCCCAACATGGATGGACTGGAAGCCACGATGCGAATCCGCGATCTGGAGCGTTCCGAGGGGCGCGACCCGGTGCCCATCATCGCCCTGACGGCCAATGCCATGGAGAGTGACCGGAATCGCTGCATGAGGGCGGGCATGGATGGCTTCCTCGCCAAGCCCTTCCGCCGCAACGACGTGATGGCGGTGCTGGGGAGATTCCTCCGGCAGGCCCGATGAAGGGTGGACGGGTGTCCTCATTCCCTTGTGGTACCATGGTTTTTTGCGGCCAGCGGTTCCGCCCGCTCTGAACCTGGGCCGCTTGATTCTGGAAGGCCTGGCCAAGGCTCCGGGATCCCTACCTCGTCCCGGAGACCCATGATCTCGTTCTCGAATGTCAGCAAGCAGTACGGCAAGCAGATCCTCTTCATTGAGGCGGATTTTCAGCTCAACCCCGGCGAGAAGGTAGGCCTGGTGGGCCCCAACGGTGCCGGGAAATCCACCCTGTTCCGCATGATCATGGGCGAGGAATCGCCTGATGATGGCTCGGTGACCCTGCCGAAGAAACTCACCCTCGGCTACTTCCGCCAGGAGGTAGATGAGATGTCGGGTCGGCCGGTGCTGGACGAGGCCATCGCGGGGAGCGGGCGCCTGGGTGATCTGCACCATGAGTTGATGGATCTGGAACACGCCATGTCCGATCCCGAGCGTGGCGACGAACTGGAGGCCATCCTGGAGCGCTTCGGCCACGTGCAGGAGGAATACCAGCACCTGGGCGGCTACGAACTGGAAGCCAAGGCACGGGCCTGTCTGCATGGCCTCGGCTTTGAGGATGCGCAGATCGATGGCGATGTCGGTGCGCTTTCCGGCGGCTGGAAGATGCGTGTCTCCATGGCCAAGGTGCTGCTGGGGAACTTCGACGTGCTGCTCATGGACGAGCCCACCAACCACCTGGACATCGAATCCATCCTCTGGCTGGAGACCTTTCTCAAGAACGTTCCCGCCACACTCCTGATGACCAGCCACGACCGCGATTTCATGAATCGCGTGGTGACCAAGGTGTTGGAGATCGACGGCGGCGACATCGTCACCTACTCGGGCAATTACGATTTCTACGTGAAGGAGCGCGAGCAGCGCGAGGCCAATCAGGAGGCTGCCTACGCCCGCCAGCAGGCCAAGCTGGCCAAGGAGCAGCGCTTCATCGAGCGCTTCTCCGCGCATGCCGCCAAGGCCGCCCAGGTGCAGAGCCGCGTGAAGGCGCTGGACAAGATCGAGCGCATCGAACCACCCAAGCGCAGCCGGGTGGTGAAGTGGGATTTCCGCAGCCCGGGCCGTTCGGGTGACGACGTGCTGATGACCGAAGGGCTCTGCAAGGCCTACGGCGCACGGAAGCTCTATGATCAGTTTGCCTTCCACATCCGCCGAGGTGAGCGGTGGTGTGTCATGGGCCGGAACGGGGCGGGCAAGTCCACCCTGCTGAAAATGGTTTCGGGTGCCATCACGCCGGATGCAGGTACCGTGAAACTGGGTGCCAGCCTCAAGCTGGGCTATTTCTCACAGCAGGCTCTGGATCTGCTGAACCCCGAGCTGACGGTGATCGAGCAGATGCAGCAGGACTTCCCCATGGAAGGATTGGGTGTGCTGCGCAACCTGCTCGGCGCCTTCCAGTTCTCTGGAGACGACGTGGACAAGCGCATCCGCGCGCTATCCGGCGGCGAAAAATCGCGCCTGGTCATGGCCCGCATGCTCTTCGATCCCCCCAACTTCCTTGTGCTGGACGAGCCCACCAACCACCTGGATCTGGCCACGAAAGAGATGCTCATCGAAGCGTTGAAGGATTTTGAAGGCACCATGCTCTTCGTGTCCCATGACCGTGAGTTCCTGCGCGGCCTGGCCAACCGGGTGCTGGAGCTGGGGGGTGAGGAGCACGATGGACCGCTGCTGTTTGGCGGATCGTATGCTGAATATGTCGAACGCATGGGCCGCGAAGCGCCGGGCGTTCACAACTGAGGATCTCGGATCGCTTCTTGATGCTGTGTGCCGAATGGGTGGGCATCAAGGAATTCTGAAAGCGAAGGTCAGCGGAGAAGCGAGGAAAGCCGAGAAAAACCGACCGGTTATCTCAGCTTTCCGCCGCTTTCCCGATGCCTTGTCCGCTTTCGCGGAGCCGCAGCTCCGGTGGGGGTTGGCAGGTGAGGATGATCCGCTCGCCGGTGCGGGGATGGGTCAGCTCCAGCCGATGGGCGTGCAGCAGGTAGCCCAGGTCGCCGGGCAGGGCAGTGCTTCCGGGCCGCGGTGTGCCGCCTGGGCCGTAGAGGGGATCTCCCGCCAGAGGGTGCCCGGCCCAGGCCAGGTGGATGCGGATCTGGTGAGGGCGACCCGTGCGGATGTCCACGTCGATGAGCGCGGCGTTTTCCCGGCGTTCAAGAACGGTCACGCGGCTGAAGGAAGGCCGTCCCTGTGCAGAGGCCGCGTGGAGCACTCCCAGGGGAGGGTAGGGTACTTCCCCGATGGGCGCGTCGATCTCGAAGGTATCTGCCGAAGGCTGGCCGATGCAGAGCGCCCGGTAGGTCTTGCGGGTGCCCGCCATCTGAAAGACCTGCTGGAGCGGCTTGCGGGTGGCGGCGGTGGGGGCGAAGAGCACGACGCCGGAGGTGCCCCGCCCAAGGCGGTGCATGGGACTG
This sequence is a window from Geothrix sp. PMB-07. Protein-coding genes within it:
- a CDS encoding RluA family pseudouridine synthase, with translation MPEPNHGASHQDQISLAEAGLTVCAHLATKHPRASTAEWLERIHAGQVFLDDRLAAPMDLLRAGQRLVWNRPPWVEPEAPLATAILYEDTDLLAVAKPSGLPTLPGGGEYQDQTLLALVRRRHPEASPMHRLGRGTSGVVLFAPTAATRKPLQQVFQMAGTRKTYRALCIGQPSADTFEIDAPIGEVPYPPLGVLHAASAQGRPSFSRVTVLERRENAALIDVDIRTGRPHQIRIHLAWAGHPLAGDPLYGPGGTPRPGSTALPGDLGYLLHAHRLELTHPRTGERIILTCQPPPELRLRESGQGIGKAAES
- a CDS encoding ABC-F family ATP-binding cassette domain-containing protein; the protein is MISFSNVSKQYGKQILFIEADFQLNPGEKVGLVGPNGAGKSTLFRMIMGEESPDDGSVTLPKKLTLGYFRQEVDEMSGRPVLDEAIAGSGRLGDLHHELMDLEHAMSDPERGDELEAILERFGHVQEEYQHLGGYELEAKARACLHGLGFEDAQIDGDVGALSGGWKMRVSMAKVLLGNFDVLLMDEPTNHLDIESILWLETFLKNVPATLLMTSHDRDFMNRVVTKVLEIDGGDIVTYSGNYDFYVKEREQREANQEAAYARQQAKLAKEQRFIERFSAHAAKAAQVQSRVKALDKIERIEPPKRSRVVKWDFRSPGRSGDDVLMTEGLCKAYGARKLYDQFAFHIRRGERWCVMGRNGAGKSTLLKMVSGAITPDAGTVKLGASLKLGYFSQQALDLLNPELTVIEQMQQDFPMEGLGVLRNLLGAFQFSGDDVDKRIRALSGGEKSRLVMARMLFDPPNFLVLDEPTNHLDLATKEMLIEALKDFEGTMLFVSHDREFLRGLANRVLELGGEEHDGPLLFGGSYAEYVERMGREAPGVHN
- a CDS encoding response regulator; protein product: MRFHPPWRSIRGRMLMVALAVEATMLTLLVANSLRLLSGHMTEQAADHVAQLTPVLNAALVAPVAQRDYATVQAILDESRAVQGIDYLALVDASGRVVAESGWERGRALPTPDREVRLFREGGIPRFNAATPITLAGQKLGTLHVGLNLSKIVSAHRQMLRQGVLIAAFEVLLSAGLLALLGYWMTRHLAALTRASEAVAGGNLTPPPVDEGPDDVGRLGAAFNAMSRAVAERIGELTQARDLQTALSQEAEQEHARMLALLSVMDLGVVFVDPRDRILYENPAFRTMWRMQTVEAPAGRPFAKAVPEFCVWHGAWKRLREEEADHGEIRLGDGRILTQRSHLAVDQMGRPLGRLWLYEDVTEARGIAQTLLEAKEAAEQGSRAKASFLATMSHEIRTPMNGVLGMTDLALAGDLPAEQREQLGWVKSSAESLLTILNDILDFSKIDAGHLDLESHAFDLHPFLSGVLGLQARSAEAKGISLDWEAIGPLPVRVLGDSVRLGQVLNNLISNAIKFTSQGGVRVAASQEPRLPGDPADRARLVFSVVDSGLGIPEDKLSHIFSPFAQADASITRKYGGTGLGLAIAKQLADLMGGSLQVQSELGRGSTFHFRAVLQILAAEAPRPISEAPVTGTSGLGACVLLVEDTPVNQVLGRTLLEKQGFQVVLAEDGLEALAVFRRQPFDIILMDMQMPNMDGLEATMRIRDLERSEGRDPVPIIALTANAMESDRNRCMRAGMDGFLAKPFRRNDVMAVLGRFLRQAR